From Magnolia sinica isolate HGM2019 chromosome 13, MsV1, whole genome shotgun sequence, one genomic window encodes:
- the LOC131222472 gene encoding uncharacterized protein LOC131222472 gives MDLPVIDLSPYLEISAVDHEPPSLGPELQSLCSEVSRTLRETGALLVKDPRCSVEDNDRFLDMMENYFEKSQEFKRLQERPHLHYQVGVTPEGVEVPRSLVDEEMQEKIKSMQKEFQPSTPMGPDLKWRYMWRVGPRPSTTRFQELNSEPVIPEGFPQWKETMDSWGYKMISAIEAVAEMTAIGFGLPKDAFTSLMKQGPHLLAPTGSDLQRYGREGTVFAGYHYDLNFLTIHGRSRFPGLNIWLRNGQKVEVSVPVGCLLIQTGKELEWLTGGECLAGMHEVVATNRTIDAIESARQQNRSLWRVSSTLFAHIASDAVLKPLGHFANSPLASKYPPICAGDFVELELAVINLKGEKENS, from the exons ATGGATCTCCCAGTGATCGATCTGTCCCCATACCTAGAGATCTCAGCCGTCGATCACGAGCCTCCGAGCCTGGGACCTGAGCTGCAGAGCTTGTGCTCGGAGGTGAGCCGAACCCTAAGGGAAACGGGAGCGCTGCTGGTGAAGGACCCTCGATGCTCTGTCGAAGACAACGATCGGTTCCTCGACATGATGGAGAATTACTTCGAGAAATCGCAAGAGTTCAAACGCCTCCAAGAACGCCCCCATCTCCATTATCAG GTTGGTGTGACGCCTGAAGGGGTTGAAGTCCCACGCAGCCTGGTCGATGAGGAAATGCAGGAGAAGATAAAATCAATGCAGAAGGAGTTTCAACCATCCACTCCTATGGGACCAGACCTTAAGTGGAGATACATGTGGAGAGTGGGCCCACGGCCATCAACCACCCGCTTTCAG GAACTGAATTCTGAACCTGTCATACCAGAAGGTTTTCCTCAGTGGAAAGAAACCATGGATTCATGGGGCTACAAAATGATATCTGCAATAGAG GCTGTCGCTGAAATGACAGCAATAGGATTTGGCTTGCCAAAGGATGCATTTACTTCTCTTATGAAACAG GGACCTCATTTGCTTGCTCCAACAGGTAGTGACCTGCAACGTTATGGCCGTGAGGGCACGGTGTTTGCGGGATATCATTACGACCTTAACTTCCTAACAATCCATGGCAGGAGCAGATTTCCTGGTCTAAACATTTGGTTGAGAAATGGACAAAAAGTAGAAGTGAGTGTTCCTGTTGGATGCCTCCTAATACAAACAGGAAAAGAG CTGGAATGGCTCACTGGAGGGGAGTGTTTAGCTGGTATGCATGAGGTTGTAGCGACTAATAGGACAATTGATGCTATAGAATCAGCACGGCAACAAAATCGCAGCCTGTGGAGAGTTTCCTCGACA TTGTTTGCACATATTGCTTCAGATGCTGTGTTGAAGCCCTTGGGCCACTTCGCCAACTCACCACTTGCAAGCAAGTATCCGCCCATTTGTGCGGGAGATTTTGTTGAGCTAGAGCTTGCAGTAATCAATCTGAAAGGGGAGAAGGAGAATTCATGA
- the LOC131222468 gene encoding histone H3.2: MARTKQTARKSTGGKAPRKQLATKAARKSAPATGGVKKPHRFRPGTVALREIRKYQKSTELLIRKLPFQRLVREIAQDFKTDLRFQSSAVAALQEASEAYLVGLFEDTNLCAIHAKRVTIMPKDIQLARRIRGERA; the protein is encoded by the coding sequence ATGGCCCGCACGAAGCAGACTGCTAGGAAATCGACGGGAGGGAAGGCGCCGCGCAAGCAGCTGGCGACCAAGGCGGCCAGGAAATCCGCCCCGGCGACGGGAGGGGTGAAGAAGCCGCACAGGTTCAGGCCTGGGACGGTGGCGCTGAGGGAGATTAGGAAGTACCAGAAGAGCACGGAGCTGCTGATAAGGAAGCTGCCGTTCCAGAGGCTGGTGAGGGAAATTGCTCAGGACTTCAAGACCGATCTCCGGTTCCAGAGCAGTGCTGTGGCTGCTCTCCAGGAAGCGTCTGAAGCTTATCTGGTGGGTCTTTTCGAGGACACCAATCTCTGCGCTATCCATGCCAAGAGGGTTACCATCATGCCCAAGGACATCCAGCTCGCTCGTCGGATCCGTGGTGAGAGGGCTtag
- the LOC131222473 gene encoding histone H3.2: MARTKQTARKSTGGKAPRKQLATKAARKSAPATGGVKKPHRFRPGTVALREIRKYQKSTELLIRKLPFQRLVREIAQDFKTDLRFQSSAVAALQEASEAYLVGLFEDTNLCAIHAKRVTIMPKDIQLARRIRGERA, translated from the coding sequence ATGGCTCGCACGAAGCAGACGGCCAGGAAGTCGACGGGAGGGAAGGCGCCACGCAAGCAGCTGGCGACGAAGGCGGCCAGGAAGTCGGCTCCGGCGACCGGAGGAGTTAAGAAGCCGCATAGATTCAGGCCGGGGACGGTGGCGCTGAGGGAGATAAGGAAGTACCAGAAGAGTACGGAGTTGCTGATAAGGAAGCTGCCGTTTCAGAGGCTGGTGAGGGAGATTGCTCAGGATTTCAAGACCGATCTCCGGTTCCAGAGCAGTGCTGTGGCCGCTCTCCAGGAGGCGTCTGAAGCTTACCTGGTGGGTCTTTTTGAGGACACCAATCTCTGCGCCATCCACGCCAAGAGGGTCACCATCATGCCCAAGGACATCCAGCTTGCTCGTCGGATCCGTGGGGAGAGGGCTTAG
- the LOC131222469 gene encoding protein M7, producing MKGGAMKAAIWLVVLVFMASMVQHGVGQGCPRTFFGALVQMIPCRPSVAPFIPIPPSEPCCNALRMLGQPCLCVLVNGPPISGVDRNMAMQLPAKCSVNFEPCDIGGGV from the exons ATGAAGGGTGGTGCTATGAAAGCTGCAATTTGGCTGGTCGTCCTGGTTTTTATGGCTAGCATGGTGCAGCACGGGGTGGGTCAGGGGTGCCCCAGGACCTTCTTCGGTGCCCTTGTTCAGATGATACCATGCAGGCCGTCAGTTGCTCCATTCATCCCCATACCGCCTAGCGAGCCCTGCTGCAATGCACTGAGAATGCTCGGGCAACCTTGCCTCTGTGTGCTTGTGAATGGCCCACCCATATCTGGCGTTGACCGCAATATGGCCATGCAACTCCCGGCCAAATGCAGTGTTAATTTTGAGCCAT GTGATATTGGGGGTGGAGTATGA